The DNA segment AGTTCGGCCGGAACCTCACCCAGGCCGCTCGTGAAACCAAGCTCGACCCGGTCATCGGGCGCGAGAAGGAGATCGAGCGGGTCATGCAGGTGCTGTCCCGCCGTACGAAGAACAACCCGGTGCTGATCGGTGAGCCCGGCGTCGGCAAGACCGCCGTCGTCGAGGGCCTCGCCCAGGCCATCGTCAAGGGCGAGGTGCCCGAGACCCTCAAGGACAAGCACCTCTACACCCTGGACCTCGGTGCCCTGGTCGCCGGCTCCCGCTACCGCGGTGACTTCGAGGAGCGCCTGAAGAAGGTGCTCAAGGAGATCCGCACCCGCGGCGACATCATCCTGTTCATCGACGAGCTGCACACGCTGGTCGGTGCGGGCGCCGCCGAGGGCGCGATCGACGCCGCCTCCATCCTCAAGCCGATGCTGGCCCGCGGTGAGCTCCAGACCATCGGTGCCACCACGCTGGACGAGTACCGCAAGCACCTGGAGAAGGACGCGGCCCTCGAGCGCCGCTTCCAGCCCATCCAGGTCGCGGAGCCGTCGCTGCCGCACACCATCGAGATCCTCAAGGGCCTGCGCGACCGGTACGAGGCGCACCACCGCGTCTCCATCACCGACGAGGCGCTGGTCCAGGCGGCCACCCTGGCCGACCGGTACATCTCGGACCGCTTCCTGCCGGACAAGGCGATCGACCTGATCGACGAGGCCGGTTCCCGGATGCGCATCCGCCGGATGACCGCGCCGCCGGACCTCCGCGAGTTCGACGAGAAGATCGCCGGTGTCCGCCGGGACAAGGAGTCCGCGATCGACTCGCAGGACTTCGAGAAGGCCGCCTCCCTGCGCGACAAGGAGAAGCAGCTCCTGGCCGCCAAGGCCAAGCGGGAGAAGGAGTGGAAGGCCGGCGACATGGACGTCGTCGCCGAGGTCGACGGCGAGCTGATCGCCGAGGTCCTCGCCACCGCCACGGGCATCCCGGTCTTCAAGCTGACCGAGGAGGAGTCCAGCCGCCTGCTCCGCATGGAGGAGGAGCTGCACAAGCGGGTCATCGGCCAGGTCGACGCCGTCAAGGCGCTGTCCAAGGCGATCCGCCGTACCCGTGCCGGTCTGAAGGACCCGAAGCGTCCCGGTGGCTCGTTCATCTTCGCCGGTCCGTCCGGTGTCGGTAAGACCGAGCTGTCCAAGGCGCTCGCCGAGTTCCTCTTCGGTGACGAGGACGCGCTGATCTCCCTCGACATGTCGGAGTTCAGCGAGAAGCACACGGTCTCGCGTCTCTTCGGTTCGCCCCCCGGTTACGTGGGTTACGAGGAGGGTGGCCAGCTCACCGAGAAGGTGCGCCGCAAGCCGTTCTCGGTCGTCCTCTTCGACGAGGTCGAGAAGGCCCACCCGGACATCTTCAACTCGCTGCTGCAGATCCTGGAGGACGGTCGCCTGACCGACTCCCAGGGCCGGGTCGTGGACTTCAAGAACACGGTCATCATCATGACGACCAACCTCGGCACGCGGGACATCTCCAAGGGCTTCAACCTGGGCTTCGCGGCCTCGGGCGACTCGAAGACCAACTACGAGCGCATGAAGAACAAGGTGTCGGACGAGCTGAAGCAGCACTTCCGTCCCGAGTTCCTCAACCGCGTCGACGACGTGGTCGTCTTCCCGCAGCTGACCCAGGCGGACATCCTCCGGATCGTCGACCTGATGATCGGCAAGGTGGACGAGCGCCTCAAGGACCGGGACATGGGCATCGAGCTCTCCCAGTCCGCCAAGGAGCTGCTCTCCAAGAAGGGCTACGACCCGGTGCTGGGCGCGCGTCCGCTGCGTCGCACGATCCAGCGCGAGGTCGAGGACACCCTCTCGGAGAAGATCCTCTTCGGCGAGCTGCGTCCCGGCCACATCGTGGTCGTCGACACGGAGGGCGAGGGCGAGAACCAGACCTTCACCTTCCGCGGCGAGGAGAAGGCAGCCCTCCCGGACGCCCCGCCGATCGAGCAGGCGGCGGGCGGCGGCCCGAACCTGAACAAGGACGCGTAACCCTCCGGGGGTCCGCGTAGGTCCGGAAAAGGGGGCCGGTGCTTTCGGGCACCGGCCCCCTTTTCCGTATGTTCAGGGCGTGGCGCCCGAGGTCTGTCGAGAAGCGTTCTCCCCGAAGTCCTTCCCCGGCCCGTGCCGGGCGCGCGTGCTGTCCATGTCGCGCCACTCCGGGCGCAGCCCCGCCAGGTTCGTGGTGAGGAAGTAGGCGGCCCCGCAGGTGAGCAGTACGGGGACGAACCCGGCCGAGGCCACCGCCGCCCCGGCGAGCAGCCCGCCGAGGGGGATGCCCGCCCAGGCCAGTGAGTCCCCGAGCGCGTTGACCCGGCCCAGCATCCGGCGGGGCACCCGTTCCACCAGGACCGCGCCCAGCACGGGGTTGAGGAAGCCCGCGCCGAACCCGCTGACGGCCATGACGGCCAGCACCACGCCGAGCCGGACATCGACGGCGAGGATCAGGAACCTCGGCGCCCCCGCCAGCAGGAAGCCGATCAGGACCACGGCCCTGCGTCGCAGCCGGTGCGCGACCATCGCGGCGATCAGGCTCCCGGCGACCGCCGCCGCCCCCGTGACACTGCCGGTGAGACCGAGCGCGGCCGGACCGTGGCCCGACTCCCTGGCCCAGACCGGCCTGAGGACGGTGTTGAACGCGGCGTCCAGCAGGTTGGTGACGGCCACCATGGCGATGGCGGTGAGCAGCAGCGGCTCGGTCCGCAGAAAGCTGAAGCCCTCACCGAAGCGCTGCCAGTAGCCCGCCCCGGACGCCTCGGCCGGGTGCGCCGCGGACTCGGCCGGCCGTGCCGTGCGCCGGGGGAACGCCAGCGCGACGACCAGCGATCCCAGGGCGAAACAGCCGGCGTTGACCGCGACGCAGGTGAGGGGGTCGAGCAGGGCCACCAGCGAGCCGCCGACGGCGGGGCCGACCGTGGCGGCGAGCCGCTCGGTCACCCCGGACAGGCCCGCCGCCCGCTCCAGTGGGACCCCGCCGCGCTCGGCCGCCTCCGGGACCATGACCTCCTTGGCCAGGTCACCGGGTCCCCGGGCGGCGCCGATCACCGCGACCAGTGCCAGCAGCAGCGGGAAGGACAGCAGGTGCAGGGCGTGGCACAGAGGGATGGCGGCGGCGGCGACCGCGCTGACGAGGTCCGTGGTCCAGGAGACGGTGCGCGGTCCGGCCTGGTCCACCAGCGGCCCGGTGAACGCCTTGACCGCCACATAGGGCGCCATCTCGCAGAAGGCCACCACCCCGGTCTGGGTGGCGCTGCCGGTCGTGACCAGGATGAACCAGGGCAGCGCCACGGCGGAGACCCGGGTGCCGGTCAGGGAGACCGCCATGGCGGTCAGCACCCCGGCCAGCGGCCGTAACGAGCGGGCGCCTGGGCGCGGAGATGCCTCGGTCATGACGTTTCAGTGCCTGATGGGTCATCAGCAGACTCACTTGTGACGGGGATTGGGCTCGCATCCAGCTCGGGCAGGAGATGTGTGACGAGGCCGACCCGCTCGGCGCCCTCCGGCGCGCTCAGCGCAGCCTCGGGGGTGTCCCGCCGGTAGCGGGCGAGGACGGACCTCAACTCCTCACGCAGGGAGGCCGCTTCGTCAGGGGTGAGGCGCAGGGCCCAGTCACTCAGGTCGAAGGTGTCCCGCCAGGCAGGAGGCATCGTCTGCAGCTCGCTCAGCGTCTGCTGGACGCGCAGGGTGTAGGCGGCGGCGACGGACTGCAAGTAGGCGAGTGTGGCCTCGGGTTCGCGCTCGGCCAGCTCCGGGTCGTTCAGCTCGGTCATGTGGTGGACCGAACGCCACCAGCGTTCACGGGCGTTGCCGCGCTCCGTGTCCTCTTCCACGAAGCCGGCGGCGCCGAGCTGGCGCAGGTGGTAGCTGGCCGTCCCGGAGTTCACGCCGAGCCGCTCCGCGAGGCGGGTGGCGGTCGACGGGCCGTGCTTCCGCAGCAGCCCTACCAGCCGGACCCGTACCGGATGCGCCATGGCGCGCAGCCCCTTGGCGTCCAGTACGGCCGAGTTCACATCAGTGGGCGGGCCCTCGGGCCGCTTCGTCGCATCGGTCACCCTGGGGATACTAGACCGCCAAGACTTCTTCGCAAAGGTCTCTTCGCAAAGAAGTCTTGGCGAATCCTCAGGGGTCAGGCGCCTGCAGGTGTCCGATCGCTGTTCAGGACAACTGCCCGTCATAGTCCGGCAGTTTGAACGTCCTTTCCGCGTGCCCGCCGGTCAGGTCGGAGGGGCTGTTGCCGATGTTGGCGATGATTGTGTAGCCCTGGCGTTCGATGTCGGCGCGCTGGGCGGTCTTGTAGTCGGCGACGTTCTTGAAGAGGTCGACGAGGCCGCGGACCCGGAGGTCGGTGACGCGGTAGCCGTCGTGTTCGAGGTTGTAGGACGTGGGCCAGTGGAGGAGGCCGGGGCGGGCGGTGACGAAGATGAGGGCGACGCCGTGGTCCTGGGCGTACTGGGCGACCTTCAGGACCGGGCGGTTGGCGGGCTGGGGGAACCGGAAGCCGAAGTCGGTCTCCAGGGTGGTGTTGTCCACGTCCAGGACGATGGCCTGCTTCTCGGTGCCACTGGAGGCCGCGCGGCTCTGGATGTAGGGGAGGGCCTCGTCCATCACCCGCCCGCAGTCCTGCTGCCAGGTCGCGTAGTCGACGGCTGCGGCCGAGGGGGCGGGGGCGGCGGTGCCGGCGGCCTCGGCGGGGGCGGCGAGCGCGGTCAGCGCGGCGGTGGAGACGGCGACGGCGGCCATCCGGCGTGCCAAGGGGCGTCTGGTCATGAAGGCGGGTCCTCTCGCGTCCGTACGGTGCAGTGCATGCTCTGCGGAGCGGGTGGCGCGAGGGGAACCGTAGGGTTACTGGACGGTAGGTTGCTAGAGGCGCGCGTCACATTTATGGGGCCCCGGACGGAGGCCGCCGGTGACATGCCGCACAGGCGAAATGTCCGGTACTAGCCGGGATAGTGGTATTCCAAAACGGGGCAAACCCAGACGTACACGTCGAAACCCTGAGTGATACCGGCAGGCCGTACCGCCTGGTCCGGCCGAGGTGCCCGGCCTGTCAAGAGATGACCGATTTCGGATACTTCTACTACCTCGCGCCGTAGATGGGCCCTTTGAACCCGGATGGGGGGGTGGGTTACCAATGTGGAGTCCCGCCCGGCACACGGTGAAACATCCGTACGCCGGGTGGCTCTCTGTCTCCGAGTTCACGAGGTATCGATGTTCAAGCGTTCCACGTCTGTCCGTACGTCCGCGCTCCGCACTCGCGTGGCCGTCCTGGCCGCCGCTGTCGGTGGCGCGGCCGTGCTGGGTGGCGGGGTTGCCAGCGCCGCCTCCGCCTCCGCGACCTCCTGGGTCGACCCGGTGAAGAAGTACACCCTCTCCGCCAGCTTCGACCAGGGCGGCAGCCACTGGGCGCACAAGCACAGCGGTCAGGACTTCGCGGTGCCCACCGGCACCGAGGTCCTCGCGGCCCACGGCGGCACCGTCGTCAAGGCCGGCCCGAACGGCGCCGGTGACGGCCCCGCGTACGGCAACGCCATCGTCATCAAGCACGGCAACGGTCTGTACTCGCAGTACGCCCACCTGTCCCGTGTCGACGTCAAGATCGGCCAGGTCGTCAAGACCGGCCAGCACATAGCCAAGTCGGGCAGCACCGGTAACTCCACCGGCCCGCACCTGCACTTCGAGATCCGCAAGACGCCGAACTACGGCTCGGCCGTCAACCCGGTCACCTTCCTGAAGGCTCACGGCGTCCACGTCTGAGCCCCGGGCGACCGCCCCCCGGCCCTCACCGGCCACCGCCGGTAGTCCGGACCACGGATGTCCGGACTACCCCTTGCCGTAGGCGCCCTCGTGCGCCTGCGTCACCAGATCCACGGCGACTTCGAGAACCGCTTCGCGCTTCTTCTCGGGGTCGCCCTTCAGGTCCGCCAGCAGGAACATCCCCGCGTGCAGCGTGAACAGCGCGCTGACCGAGCGGACCTGGTCCACCATCTCGGCCTCGGGGTCGATGATGATCTCCCTGAGGCCCTTCATGCGTTCCTTGAACGTGTCCCCGATGCGCAGCTCCCGCACCGTCGCCTGGTTCTCCTGCATGAACCGGAAGAGCGGGTGCGCCCCGGCCAGTGCCGCGCTGTAGCGCCGTACGATCTCCTGCTTGGTCTCCAGGGTGTGCGGCTGGCTGCGGCCCCACTCGATCAGGTCCTCGATCGGCTGCGTCAGATCCTCGAAGAGGCTGACGATGATCTCTTCCTTGGTCTTGAAGTGGTAGTAGAGAGCCGCCTTGGTGACATCGAGGTGCTCCGCGATCTCGCGCAGCGAGGTCTTCTCGTATCCCTGTTCCGCGAAGAGTTCGAGCGCGACGTCCTGGATGCGCTGACGGGTGTTGCCGCGTCGCTGCTGCTTGGTGCCGTCCATGGTGTCGACCATCCTCGTACTCCCCCCGCTCCCGCGGAAACTTACTTGACGCCCGGCTAGTAGCAGGCTACCTTCCAGCATAGTGAACTAGCCGGGCGGCAAGTAAGTAGCAGCCGCCAGGGGGAGTGGGAGAAATGGCGGACACGCAGACGGCCAAGGCGGGCCAGGCGGAGCCCGAGCAGCCGGAGAAGCAGCCGAAGAGCGTACGAGTGGTTCTGCTCGCGCTCATGATCGCCATGATGCTGGCGATGCTGGACAACATGATCGTGGGCACCGCGATGCCCACCATCGTGGGCGACCTGGGCGGGCTCGAGCACCTGTCCTGGGTGGTGACGGGGTACACCCTCGCCACCGCGGCCTCGACCCCGGTCTGGGGCAAGATCGGTGACATGTACGGGCGCAAGGGCGCCTTCCTCGGCTCGATCGTGATCTTCCTGATCGGCTCCGCGCTCAGCGGCATGGCCCAGGGGATGGGCGAGCTGATCGCGTTCCGGGCCGTCCAGGGTCTGGGCGCCGGTGGTCTGATGGTCGGCGTCATGGCGATCATCGGCGACCTGATCCCGCCGCGTGAGCGGGGCAAGTACCAGGGCATGATGGCCGGCGTCATGGCGCTGGCGATGATCGGCGGCCCGCTGGTCGGTGGCACCATCACCGACAACTGGGGCTGGCGCTGGACCTTCTACATCAACCTGCCGCTCGGCGCGGTCGCGCTGGCGCTGGTCTCGGCCGTGCTGCACCTGCCGAAGAAGCGGTCCAAGGCGGGCATCGACTACCTCGGTGTGGTCCTGCTGACCGTCGGCATCACCGCGATCGTGCTGGTCACTACCTGGGGCGGTACCGAGTACGCCTGGACCTCCGCGCGGATCATGGAGCTGACCGCCCTCGGCGTCGTCTCGCTGGTCGGGTTCGTGTTCTGGCAGACCAAGGCCGCCGAGCCGGTGCTGCCGCTGCACATCTTCAAGAGCCTGAACTTCACCCTGATGTCCGTCATCGGCTTCGTGACCGGCTTCGTGATGTTCGGCGCGACGCTCTTCCTGCCGCTGTACCAGCAGGCCGTGCAGGGCGCCTCCGCCACCAACTCCGGGCTGCTGCTCCTGCCGATGCTCGGCGCGATGCTGGTGACCTCGATGGTCGCGGGCCGGGTCACCACGGGCAGCGGCCGCTACAAGGTCTTCCCGGTGACCGGCGGCGTGCTGATGATCATCGGGCTGTACCTGATGTCCACGATGGACACCGACACCACCCGGCTGACCTCCGGTATCTACATGGCCGTGGTCGGCGCGGGCATGGGCTGCCTGATGCAGGTGACCATGCTGGTGGCGCAGAACAGCGTGGAGATGAAGGACATGGGCGTCGCGTCCTCCTCCGCCACCCTGTTCCGTACCCTCGGCTCCTCGTTCGGTGTGGCCGTCATGGGCGCCCTGTTCAACAACCGGGTGCAGGACGTGATGACCGAGCGCGCCGGTGCGCTGGGCAAGGGCATCACCGAGAAGTCCGCCCAGCTGGACGCGGCCAGCCTGGCCAAGCTGCCGGCCGCGGCGCGGGAGGCGTACCAGCACGCGGTGTCCGCGGGCACGCACTCCGCCTTCCTCCTCGGCTCCGCCATCGCCATCGTGGTCCTCGTCGCGGCCGTCTTCGTCAAGGAGGTCCCGCTCCGCGGCGGCCCCGCGAAGCCGTCCACCGAACCCACGGACGCGATCCCGGCCCCGGCGATCGAAGCGGTCTGACCACCCCGTCTGTACCGAAGGCCCCCGACCACTGGTCGGGGGCCTTCGTCGTTCCGGCGGGACCGGCGAGCCCGGGACCGCGCCTGGCCCGTCCGCCGGCACCCGGCCTCGCGGGTCTCCCGGTCCACGGTTCGAGCGGTCTTCCGGCGGCCCGCCCATCTCCACGCCTTCGGCCGGGGCCGACGCGTCTCCGCACAGACCCGTGCGTTTCCGTGCGCCCTGGCGCCCGCGTCGGTTACGGGCCTCGCCCGTACGGTCGTCCGCCCGGCTGTCCCGTGAGGCCCGCTGTGCGCCCGGCCCACCCGCCGGGAGGCGGTCAGCCGCGCAGCGTCGGGGGGACCGTGTAGCTGCCTGTTGCTGTCGGGGCGTGTTCGGGGAGCCAGAGGACGGCTACCGCGCCCTCGCCGTGGGGGCGGATGTTGCGGAAGGTGAGGCGGGCGCCGAGGACGCGGGCCTGGCCGGCGGCGATGGTGAGGCCGAGGCCGTGACCCTGGCCGGCGCGGTCCTCGCTGCCGGTACGGAAACGCAGCGGGCCCTCCGCGAGGAGTTCCTCGGGGAAGCCGGGACCGTGGTCGCGTATCCGGATCACCCGGCCCTCGACGGTCACCTCGATGGGCGGCTCGCCGTGCCGGGCGGCGTTGGTCAGCAGGTTGAACAGCACCCGCTCCAGGCGGCGCGGGTCGGTGGTGACCTCGGACTCGTGCACCACCCGTACGACGATGTCCGGGTCCTTCGCGGCCACGCGCCGGGCGACGAACTCGCCCAGCATGATGTCCTGCAGCTCGGCCCGCTCGGAGGCCCCGTCCAGCCGGGCCACCTCCAGCACGTCCTCCACCAGCGTGCGCATCGCCTTGGCCCGGTCCAGCACCAGCTCCGTGGGCCGGCCGGGCGGCAGCAGCTCGGCGGCCGTGAGCAGCCCGGTCACCGGGGTACGCAGCTCGTGCGCGATGTCGGCCGTGACCCGCCGCTCCGCCTCCAGCCGCTGCCGCAGCGCGTCCGCCATGGCGTCCACCGCGCGGGCCAGATCGTCGGCCTCGTCGCGTACGACCCCGCCGATGGCCTCCCGTACCCGTACGTCGGTCTCGCCGGTCGCCAGCCGGTTCGCGGCGACGGCGGCCTTGCGCAGCCGGCGGGAGAGCTGGCCGCCGATCACCACGCCGAGCGCGCTGCCGCCGAGGACCACCGCGATGGAGCCGATGAGCAGCGCCTGGTCGAGGTCGGCCAGCACGTCGGCGGACTTGTCCGGGAAGGCGCCGTGCAGCGAGAGCACATGCCCGTTCTTGACCGGCACCGCGGCCCAGATGTCCGGCTCGCCGCTGCCCGTGTCGCTGACGTAGCTGGCCCGGCGCCCCTCCTCCACCTTGGCCCGCAGCTCGGCCGGGAGAGCGGGGTCGTCGATCTTGATGCTGGGGAAGTTGGGCCGCCCGGCGAGCTCGTAGTTCCGCTGGGCGAGCTGGACCCGCTGGTTGGCCAGGTCACGGGCGTTGTCCAGCATGGAGACGCGGGCCGCGTTGTGCACGACCAGGCTCAGCGCGATCGCCACCAGACCCGCGACCAGCGCGATCGCCGCGCTCAGCTTCCACCGCAGACCGGTGCGCAGGCCGACGCCCGCCACCCGCCGCACCGGACGTCGAAACAGACTCCGCATGACCGCCCTCAGCCCCGCAGCTTGTAGCCGAAGCCGCGGACCGTCTCGATCCGGTCCTGGCCGATCTTCTGCCGCAGCCGCTGCACATGGACGTCGACGACGCGAGTGTCCCCGCCCCAGCCGTAGTCCCAGACCCGCTCCAGCAGCTTGTCCCGGGAGAGCACGGTGCCCGGCGCGCCGGAGAACTCCAGCAGCAGCCGCATCTCGGTCGGGGTGAGCGCCACCGGCTCCCCGGCCCGCCGCACCTCCATGCCGTCGGTGTCCACCTCCAGCTCGCCGAAGGTCAGCACTCCGTCGCTGTCCGCCGCGCCGTCCGGCCCGGCACCGGACGGGTGCCCGGCGTGCCCGAAGCGGCGCAGCACCGCCCGGATGCGGGCGACCAGCACCGCGCCGTCGAACGGCTTGGTCACGTAGTCGTCGGCGCCCGCCTCCAGGCCCAGCACCACGTCGATGGAGTCCGCCCGCGCCGACAGCATGATCACCGGCACCGTCGACTCGTCCCGGATACGGCGGCACAGGCTGACCCCGTCGAGGCCCGGCACCATCACGTCCAGCAGCGCGATGTCGGGCCGGTCGGCGCGGAACGCCGCGAGGCCCGACAGCCCGTCGGGCATGGCGGTGACCGCGAAGCCGTCCCGCTCCAGGGCGAGCTGGGTGGCCTCACGGATGACGTCGTCGTCCTCGACGAACAGGACGTGCGTGTGCTCTGGCATCCGGTGCTCTCAGTCCTCGTGGGTCCTCGTGGTCGGGCGGCGCGTCAGTCGCCGGGCACGGGGGTGGGCTGTTCGTGGCCCGCCGCCCCGCTGTAGTCCGTGTGCACGGGCTTGCCCGCCACGAACCGTCCCGCCTTCCACGTATAGGGGACGACGTCCTCGCCGGAGGGGCTGGAGATCGGGTCACCCCGGCTGTACACCTGCTTGGTCACGGTCAGCGCGCCCTGGTCGATCTCCGCGTAGACCGGAGACTCCTCGGTCTTGAACACGTTCCGGTACGAGCCTCCGCTCTCCCGGTACACATACGCGCCGATACCGACCGCGTCGGCGCAGGTCAGCACGTTGACCACGACGTCGGAGCGGTCCGAGTCGGTCAGGTCGCCGTAGGAGACGTCCACGGGGTAGTCGTCACCGCTGCCGCACGGCTTCAGCTCGTGCTTGACGGCCGCCGAGACCGCCGGGTCCCGCTTGAGCAGGCTCACCGCGTCCACGCGGTGGTAGCCGGCCGCCGGGCTGGGGGAGGGGGAGGCGGGTGCCGCGCCGGCCACGGCGGAGGCGTGCGCCGGGCCCTCGTCCCGCGCGCCGGTGCCCCCGGCGCCGCAGGCGGTCGCGGACATGCCGACGGCGGCGACCCCGGCCACCGCCAGGACCACCGCACGTACGCCTCGGACACGTCTGGGCCCCCCAGTCAGGCCGCGCAACGCTCCCGCTCCTCACGCTCCAGCGCGCGTGCATCCAGGTCGCGGGCCTCCAGCTCCTCGCGGAGCCGGGCGAGCGCCCGGTGCAGCGTGCTCTTGACCGTGCCCGCGGACATGCCGAGGGCCGCGGCCGTCTCTTCCGTGGACATCTGCTCCCAGTGTCGCAGGACCACGACACTTCGCTGCTTGGGAGCGAGCACCTTGAGGATGTCCATCAGCAGGGCGCGGTCGGCGTACTGCTCGGTGGAGTCCGCGACCGGGCCCTCGGGGAGCTGCTCGGTCGGCACCTCCTCCAGCTTGCGCGCCCGCCACCACTCCGTACGAGTGTTGATCATGACGCGGCGCAGATAGGCGTCGGCCAGCCGCTTGTCGGCGATGCCGTCCCAGCGGCCGTAGGTGCGGGCCAGCGCGGTCTGGAGCAGGTCCTGCGCGTCCACCGGGTCCGGCACCAGGCGGCGGGCACTGCGCAGCAGCGCGTCCTGCCGGGTCCGTACGTACTCCTCGAACTCGAGCACCTCGCCCTGCGCCATGATCCGACCGCCTTCCGTGTTCCCCGTCGCCCCGGTCGGTGCCGGGGCCTTCTTCCCGCCGGCCCGGTGGTCCGCCGGGCACGGAACGAAGCTACGGAGCGGTTGTCACGGGGTTGTCCGAGGAAGCCTGCGGCCGGCACTCGGCTGTCCGTCGGTTGTGTAACAGCCGTGAGGTGGGGGTAGGGAAGGCGCCCGTCATGTCCCTTTATGGGCTGCTTTGTTGGGGTGGTCGGGCCGTAACGGGCGGCCGGTGGCTGTGACTTTCCTGTGGGTCAGCCGAGCGGCAGCCGGTACATCCCGCCGGGCAGCGGCTCCACCAGACCGTCCGTGACGAGGCCGTCGAGCGCGCGGGCCCGCTGCACCGGCTCGTGCCACACCCGGTCCAGCGCGGTCTGCGGCACCGGGACATGCGCGTCCCGCAGCACCGCGAGCAGCTTCCCGCGCACCTGGCGGTCGGTGCCCGCGTACGTCTGCCCGCGCCGGGGCGGACCCTCGTGCTCCGGCTTGCCCGCGAGCCGCCAGGCGCACTGCGCGGCGATCGGGCAGCGGTGGCACTCCTCGTTCTTCGCCGTGCACACCAGCGCGCCCAGCTCCATGGATGCGGCCGCCCAGCGCGCGGCCGTGTCGTCCTCGTCGGGCAGCAGCTCGCGGGCGAGCCGGCGCTCGGCGGCCGTGGTGGCGTTCGGCGGGTAGCGCACCCCGGACACCGCCCGCGCGAACACCCGGCGCACATTGGTGTCCAGCACCGGGTGCCGCTGCCCGTACGCGAAGGAGGCCACGGCGGCGGCCGTGTACTCCCCGATGCCGGGCAGCGCCAGCAGCTGGGCGTGGTCGGTGGGTACGTCCCCGCCGTGCCGCTCCGTTATGGCGACGGCCGCGCCGTGCAGCCGGAGCGCGCGGCGCGGGTAGCCGAGCCGGCCCCAGGCGCGCACCGCCTCACCCGGCGGCTCCTTGGCCAGGTCGGCCGGGCGGGGCCAGCGGGCGAGCCACTGCTCGTAGACCGGCAGCACCCGGCTGACCGGGGTCTGCTGGAGCATGAACTCACTGACCATCACGCCCCAGGGCCCCGCTTCCGGGCGGCGCCAGGGGAGGTCGCGGGCGTGGGAGTCGAACCAGTCGATCACGGGGGCGTGAAGCTTCTCAGTCATGGCCTTCCGATCCTGCCACGCCGCACGCGGACCGTGTGGGTCACCGCCCGCGCACGGAGCGTCGCGCTCGGCACAAGATGCCGGTGCGGGAGGGAAGTTACCGGGATGATGATCCGGAAAAGTTGGTGCGAGGGCGGCGGGGGACGCGAGTCGTGGGCATGATCTCTCGTAGAGTTCCCGCGTGGGATCTCTGCGCAATCCGGTCGGGCCGCTTCCCTCCTCCATCTACTGGCGACGGAGGGTCGTCATCGTGTCCGTGATCGCCCTGGTGGCGCTCGTGGTCACCTGGATCGTCGTGTCCGGCGGCGGGGGAGGCAAGAACGGCGCGGGCGGC comes from the Streptomyces seoulensis genome and includes:
- a CDS encoding MDR family MFS transporter — encoded protein: MADTQTAKAGQAEPEQPEKQPKSVRVVLLALMIAMMLAMLDNMIVGTAMPTIVGDLGGLEHLSWVVTGYTLATAASTPVWGKIGDMYGRKGAFLGSIVIFLIGSALSGMAQGMGELIAFRAVQGLGAGGLMVGVMAIIGDLIPPRERGKYQGMMAGVMALAMIGGPLVGGTITDNWGWRWTFYINLPLGAVALALVSAVLHLPKKRSKAGIDYLGVVLLTVGITAIVLVTTWGGTEYAWTSARIMELTALGVVSLVGFVFWQTKAAEPVLPLHIFKSLNFTLMSVIGFVTGFVMFGATLFLPLYQQAVQGASATNSGLLLLPMLGAMLVTSMVAGRVTTGSGRYKVFPVTGGVLMIIGLYLMSTMDTDTTRLTSGIYMAVVGAGMGCLMQVTMLVAQNSVEMKDMGVASSSATLFRTLGSSFGVAVMGALFNNRVQDVMTERAGALGKGITEKSAQLDAASLAKLPAAAREAYQHAVSAGTHSAFLLGSAIAIVVLVAAVFVKEVPLRGGPAKPSTEPTDAIPAPAIEAV
- the cseC gene encoding two-component system sensor histidine kinase CseC, which translates into the protein MRSLFRRPVRRVAGVGLRTGLRWKLSAAIALVAGLVAIALSLVVHNAARVSMLDNARDLANQRVQLAQRNYELAGRPNFPSIKIDDPALPAELRAKVEEGRRASYVSDTGSGEPDIWAAVPVKNGHVLSLHGAFPDKSADVLADLDQALLIGSIAVVLGGSALGVVIGGQLSRRLRKAAVAANRLATGETDVRVREAIGGVVRDEADDLARAVDAMADALRQRLEAERRVTADIAHELRTPVTGLLTAAELLPPGRPTELVLDRAKAMRTLVEDVLEVARLDGASERAELQDIMLGEFVARRVAAKDPDIVVRVVHESEVTTDPRRLERVLFNLLTNAARHGEPPIEVTVEGRVIRIRDHGPGFPEELLAEGPLRFRTGSEDRAGQGHGLGLTIAAGQARVLGARLTFRNIRPHGEGAVAVLWLPEHAPTATGSYTVPPTLRG
- the cseB gene encoding two-component system response regulator CseB, whose product is MPEHTHVLFVEDDDVIREATQLALERDGFAVTAMPDGLSGLAAFRADRPDIALLDVMVPGLDGVSLCRRIRDESTVPVIMLSARADSIDVVLGLEAGADDYVTKPFDGAVLVARIRAVLRRFGHAGHPSGAGPDGAADSDGVLTFGELEVDTDGMEVRRAGEPVALTPTEMRLLLEFSGAPGTVLSRDKLLERVWDYGWGGDTRVVDVHVQRLRQKIGQDRIETVRGFGYKLRG
- a CDS encoding SigE family RNA polymerase sigma factor, whose translation is MAQGEVLEFEEYVRTRQDALLRSARRLVPDPVDAQDLLQTALARTYGRWDGIADKRLADAYLRRVMINTRTEWWRARKLEEVPTEQLPEGPVADSTEQYADRALLMDILKVLAPKQRSVVVLRHWEQMSTEETAAALGMSAGTVKSTLHRALARLREELEARDLDARALEREERERCAA
- a CDS encoding A/G-specific adenine glycosylase, producing the protein MTEKLHAPVIDWFDSHARDLPWRRPEAGPWGVMVSEFMLQQTPVSRVLPVYEQWLARWPRPADLAKEPPGEAVRAWGRLGYPRRALRLHGAAVAITERHGGDVPTDHAQLLALPGIGEYTAAAVASFAYGQRHPVLDTNVRRVFARAVSGVRYPPNATTAAERRLARELLPDEDDTAARWAAASMELGALVCTAKNEECHRCPIAAQCAWRLAGKPEHEGPPRRGQTYAGTDRQVRGKLLAVLRDAHVPVPQTALDRVWHEPVQRARALDGLVTDGLVEPLPGGMYRLPLG